The nucleotide sequence TTCAAGTTGTGTTGCTACtatttgattaataaaatgTCTTAAGTTtgcttgtgtaaaaaaaaaaaacaaaattggtcctgataaaaaaatgtcttaTTGTATGTTTATtcttatataatatttctacTATAGGGATAAAAATAGTAGCAAACAAAAGTGGTAAAATCATGTATATCCTTccaaatttgatttaaaaataggTACCATAAGTGATGGTAGAAATTttttaagggacaaaaaattgatgaaaaaatttataaggactaaaatttgaaatttaaagattttatagggatcaaaaacatatttaaccctttgaattttgaatgaaaggATACAAAGTACTAAAAACAAACACATTGCACCCAAGTTCTTTGAAAAGCACATCCCTCATCTGCATTAGGGGGAGTGTCATcgtagtaatttttatttttattttcataaacgaAATTTGATAAATGAGCTCAAAGAAGGGCATGAACTATTAAGTAATGATAAACACACACCCAGCATGTTATCCTTTAATTGCTACATAATCAGGGGAAATACACCAAATAAAGATAACGTCTGTGTGTGATAATGATACATGATTTACAATCTTATTTTGTAGTGTGGTATATGACAAATAGAAGAAATGGCATCTAAACTCCAAACTTATTTTACAGAAGAATATCAACAAAGACTTATCATCGTATCAGACATTTTACGTTTAAGATGAACTAGAAAGCATAACATGCAAGGTGGAATTCACAAGGGCAGCCTTTCGGGTATCACATCCTTCCGTACCATTTAGGCAACAACAGGATAGGATGAACAAGTTGCAACAcctgaaattaaacaaaaatgattaacAAAAACAGGTAACTGCAAAATGATTGTTTTCAGCTCTATAAATTCAGAACAAACAACAGCTCTAGAAAGGCCATTTTTCACAAACGTGAAGGATTTGAAATTTGTATAATTGCTCCTCCATAACACAATCTAAAGGCTTTTGCCACAGTTACTTAATCACCAAGATCCAAGACAGAAAAGGACAATTGGGTGAGTTCACTTTAACAATTCTTTTAGAGTTAAGATCTGGGGATCCTTACCACACATATTCTTCCCCATTTCCATCTTGAAGTAGCCATGGTCACCCCATTCACCTCCCCATGAGTTTTTAATGAGCCAATATGGTACACCATCTTCAATTCCATACCCAACAGCAAGAACAGCATGATTCACATCCTGCCAGGCAAAATCAAATTTCGATAACTTCTCGGGAAGCATGTCATGATGGAGTTCCATAGATTCAACATAAACTATTTGTTAAATTAAACTTGTGCTAAGCATTTTgttctaaaaattgaagaattaaaaCACTAGATTGAGGAGGATCAGGCAATATCTTGCTATTGCAGAACACTCACCATGGGTGTGCTGCCACAAGTTGTACTAGTGTAAACTCCTTTCTTGTATAACCTGAAGTCATCAACCACCTGAAATGCCACACTAACGGGCCGAGCAAAAGCAACTGCATGTTTCAATTCATCCTCAGCACCCTATtacccaaaacaaaattaaaaacaaaattagaaaatcttATATTGATGAAGTCGAGGTTTGAGTGATTTGATTCTGCCATGTCTCTCAGAGAAACTACAAGGAGACATTACAATATCCATACGAGCACATAATGTGAATAGAGAAAACAGAAAGAATCTGTAAATGAGCATTGTGCTCTTTCTGGAATCACTTTCAACCAACTAACAGTAATATAAACTCAGCAACAGCTTAACCAACTCAAGAAATTAACTTAGCCATCGTTAGCTAGAGTACAGTTAGTTAACAAATACATCATGCGGTAAATTAACAAGCAAACATATGATTACCAGGGTGATATTGACAGAGCCAAGGACTTGAACGGCAACGTTTTCAGATGTAAATTTGCAGAGACCATTTTGTCCAGTGTAGGGATATGCTTCCTCTGTCTCAAGGCCACCATTGTATTTAATGTATTCAAAGGCTTGGGATGGCAACCCACCATTGCAGCCAAAGTTATTGTAAGCACCAGCACAGTCTACTAGCTGCTGCTCAGAAAGAGAGATATTCTTTCCGAAGGCCTGTGCGTAAGCTGACTCCAAAGCTCCAGTTGTGCTGCAGATGACAGTGTCATTGTTACAGACATGGTAAAGTGCAACTTCATACAAAGGGTTGaatttcaaatgcattaatTTGAGAAAGTGGTGAAATTTTTGCACTTGGTTACAAATAAATTAGGACTTAGGGGCAAGACTTTGATTGTTTACTGATTTCAGAAAGTGATACACACATACTTGTTGTTATTACTTCCATTCCATAAAATTATCGGACAGTTTAGAAAAACTACAAACTTCCATTCCATAAAATTATTGGACAGTTTAGCAAAGACTACAATTGAGAcgacattttttttgaagaagctaaattagcccacccaaattgACACCGGAGATAATCAAACCTGAGACCTCGAGGAGGAGCATACTCCCAAGTCCCAAGTCAATGCCACCAAGCACAATTGAGACgacattaaatacaaaaaaagtcAAATCTTAAAATGAAGATTGttaaaagaaagtaaaagagcaCTAAATCAAAGAACAAAAATGACAAGTTTGCTTATATAATTgctcaaagaaaaagttggCTTATAAACCAAAGGATAGGGTTTCAAGAGGTTAAGATGGCAACTCCAAAACTCatactttaaaattttcaaatagatGTTTTATTCGTTCCAAAATAGTTCCTCAGTCAGAGAGCAACCTGAATGTCCAGCATGATCCGCAGTGGCCTTGATCCTTAACTTCACTGACTATACCTTCTTTCCTCCAGTCTTTCTGCAcacaagaagaaaaggaaaacacAAATTCATACAAAGCTCCTCAGAATGCAATTTACTTATTTcacaaacaaatataaacaaGAGCTCTAAGTCACAGTCTAATAGTAATTGGGGAAAGCAATATAAAATTCAGTTGAAGAATGACAAGAAATTAATGCTAACATACGCGGACACCAGACCCAATAAGAAAATGGAATAACTGAGTATAACCAAGTGTGAAGTTGTAAACATGTATCAAACACCCGTAATCATTTAATCTGAAGTGCGGATCCTATTTAGGCCTCGTttgaataaacaatttaatCTACAGCTTAAaacataagttatttctataacataaggtaaaatgaagttaaattgtttccATATAAACtactataagctattttcataagaaaattttgagagcgagtgaaaacaatttatgaacATGTCAATAGTTGTTTTCGTAAGTACTCTCAAACACTCTCACAATCTCTATAGCATAGACACTTATGGTGGAAG is from Medicago truncatula cultivar Jemalong A17 unplaced genomic scaffold, MtrunA17r5.0-ANR MtrunA17Chr0c27, whole genome shotgun sequence and encodes:
- the LOC120577892 gene encoding pro-cathepsin H, producing the protein MAQWTLLIVFFCVATAAAGLSFHDSNPIRMVSDMEEQLLQVIGESRHAVSFARFANRYGKRYDTVDEMKRRFKIFSENLQLIKSTNKKRLGYTLGVNHFADWTWEEFRSHRLGAAQNCSATLKGNHRITDVVLPAEKDWRKEGIVSEVKDQGHCGSCWTFSTTGALESAYAQAFGKNISLSEQQLVDCAGAYNNFGCNGGLPSQAFEYIKYNGGLETEEAYPYTGQNGLCKFTSENVAVQVLGSVNITLGAEDELKHAVAFARPVSVAFQVVDDFRLYKKGVYTSTTCGSTPMDVNHAVLAVGYGIEDGVPYWLIKNSWGGEWGDHGYFKMEMGKNMCGVATCSSYPVVA